Within the Gracilinema caldarium DSM 7334 genome, the region AGTAACCTCCCGTTTCTCGGAGTTCGTATTTGACCAAGAGCTGCTGCTTCATTAACCTGTACAGCACGGGAATAGCGTCGGCATAAAGATTACACACAAAATTCAATAATCGATTGAGGGACCTTACTCAAGGGTAGGACTTTTGTGGCAGCCCCTAGTTCCACCGCAGCGCGGGGCATTCCCCAAACAATTGAGCTATCTTCATCCTGGGCTATTGTTTGAGCTCCAGCTTTTTTCATGGCTAAAAGCCCTTCAGCGCCATCCCGGCCCATGCCAGTAAGCAGGATGCCAAGAGCATTCTTTCCTACTTCCCGGGCAACCGAACGGAACAATACATCCACTGCAGGCCGCTGGAAATGAATCCGTTCCTTCTGATTCAGGTTGATAAACAACGACGCCCCTTTACGGACTATCTCCATATGGTTGCCCCCGGGGGCAATATACACAGTCCCGGCCTGGAGCATTTCTTCCTGTTCCCCTTCCTTTACTTCCAATTGGCTTAATTCATGAAGCCGTTGTGCAAACTGCCGGGTAAAGTCCTGAGGCATATGCTGAACCACTACGATAGGATAGAGATGGGCTGGGAGGGAACGGAAAATCTGTTCCAGAGCTACAGTCCCCCCTGTCGATGCACCTATGGCAATAAGCTTGTCGGTGGTCTTTATCTGGGTCAGCAGGGGGGTCCCCTGAGAGGACTGATGCTTTATCAGACTGGTATTTCTTAAAGAGCTCCGTTTACCCATATCACTCGAGCTTTCCGGATGCCGCAGAACCCGCTCAACAAACTGATCCCGCACTTCATAGGCTGCACGGATTTTCCGTAACACCTCATCAGTTACTTCCTCAACGGTGATACTACCTCCGGGCTTATTTACCACATCAAAGGCACCAAGCTCCAGCGCTTTAACTGCCGCATAGGGATCATGGGTGGTAACGGAACTCACAATGATAACTGGCAAAGGGAAATAGTGCATAAGCCGTTCAAGAAACGAAAGACCATCCATACGGGGCATTTCGATATCCAAGGTAATAACATCGGGCTTAAGCCGAACAATTTTATCGCGGGCTACAAAAGGGTCAGGAGCAGTTCCAACCAATTCCATATCAGACTGCTTTTCTATTGCTGAAGAAAGCACATCCCGAACTATGGCAGAATCATCAACTACCAGAACCTTAATCATTTAACCGCTCCTTCATTACATATTAGGGTTGTAGAGGTCCTCTAAGGTGATATGTTCTAGACTGGTTACCAAAATCTTGTTGGTTGCCGTATTAAAAAGAACACGGCGTCCAAATTCTCCGCCCGTATGCATA harbors:
- a CDS encoding protein-glutamate methylesterase/protein-glutamine glutaminase codes for the protein MIKVLVVDDSAIVRDVLSSAIEKQSDMELVGTAPDPFVARDKIVRLKPDVITLDIEMPRMDGLSFLERLMHYFPLPVIIVSSVTTHDPYAAVKALELGAFDVVNKPGGSITVEEVTDEVLRKIRAAYEVRDQFVERVLRHPESSSDMGKRSSLRNTSLIKHQSSQGTPLLTQIKTTDKLIAIGASTGGTVALEQIFRSLPAHLYPIVVVQHMPQDFTRQFAQRLHELSQLEVKEGEQEEMLQAGTVYIAPGGNHMEIVRKGASLFINLNQKERIHFQRPAVDVLFRSVAREVGKNALGILLTGMGRDGAEGLLAMKKAGAQTIAQDEDSSIVWGMPRAAVELGAATKVLPLSKVPQSIIEFCV